In the Candidatus Omnitrophota bacterium genome, AGGACCGGAAGCTCGAGGCCAACCGCAAGGCGCAATTCGAAAAGATGAAAGGCTTCCGCAAGGCGATGAAAGAGAAGGGGGATGAGCTGGCGAAGGCGCTGGAGAACCCCGCAGCTACGCGCTCGAGCGTAGAGCCAATCGCCGCCGGGATGAAGGCGCTGGAGTCGCAGTCGGTCGACCAGAGGATCGACGGTATCTTTTCCGTGAAAGAGATACTGACGCCAGAGCAGTTCGCGAAGTTCAATTCGCTTATGGAGAAGAAGAGGCTTGAGCGCAAAGAGCGGGGCAGAGGCGGCTGGGAGCGTTAATAGAAGTACCGGTAATGAGACGGAAGATGGCGTGGTTATATTCGCTATCTTCCGTCTTTTTTATACCCGCAAATAATATTCTGATTTATATTATTTATGATATAATATGAAAACATACCTATAATAACAGGAGGAGCCATGGCCAGTTTCGAGGATTTTAAAAAACTGGAATTCAAGACAGCGAAGATAAAAGAGGTGAACGACCACCCTAATGCCGACAGGCTATACGTGATAATGCTCGACGTGGGGGATAAGACAAAACAGGTCGTTGCAGGCATAAAGAACGCGTATAAGAAAGAGGATCTCGTCGGTCGCCAGGTCGTCCTGGTCGATAATCTCGATCCGGCTATGCTGCGCGGCGTGGAGAGCCAGGGCATGATACTGGCCGCTTCCGACGATAAGGGGATGGCGATAGTGACGCCCGACAAAGAGATGACGCCGGGGAGCGTCGTAAAGTAAAGTTTTGCGCGTCTGTCCTCCTTCGCTCTTCAGAGTGAGATTATGGTAGAGCTTCGGCGGGACTGGGCGCCGGAGTAAGAATGGAGCGCCTGTAGCTCAGTTGGATAGAGTATCTTCCGCCTATGCTGCACAGAAAAACAACACATGGCGGATCCGCCATGAATAGTTTTGAGTTGGGTTTAGGCGGAGGCTACGAACCAGAGTATGTTTTATGTATAACGTGTATGCGTTGCTTAGTCTAAAAAATGGCAAGAGATATATCGGCTTTACGTCCAAAACTCCGGAGTTGAGGTTGAAAGAGCATAACAAGGGATGCAACAGTTGGGCTCGCCAGAATAGGCCATTTGAACTTATTTATATGGAAGAGTGTGATACTTCAAAAGAAGCGAGAAATAGAGAAAAATTTCTCAAATCAGGTCAAGGTAGAAGGGAAATAGACAATGTTTTGCGCGCCCGTAGCTCAACTGGATAGAGTAACTGGCTACGAACCAGTAGGTTGGCCGTTCGAGCCGGCCCGGGCGCGCCACTCTTGAAGAACATATATGACCAGGATCGACGAAATATACATGACGGAGGCTTTGAGGGAGGCAAAGAAGGCCTTTGAAAAGGACGAAGTCCCCGTCGGAGCTGTAATAGTCCACAGCGGCAGGGTAATAGCCAGGGCACATAACCAGATAAAGATGCTGAAGGACCCTACGGCGCACGCCGAGATGATAGCGGTCACGCAGGCCGCATCTTATCTGGGAAGCGAACGGTTGCTTGAGAGCGCGATCTATGTTACTATTGAGCCTTGTGCGATGTGCGCGGGCGCCCTTATCCTGGCAAGGGTGAATAGGTTGTGTTTTGGGGCCCCCGATGCTAAGACGGGCGCGTTCGGTTCCGTCCTGGATATCAATAAGAAGAAGCTGAACCACAGGATATCGGTAACAAAAGGCGTGTTGGAAGAAAGATGCGCCGGGATATTGAAAGAGTTCTTTAAGAAGAAACGAAATACAAAGTCTTTTTAGATGTAGTCCCTCGCATCATGAATTAGGCAATATATGCTCGGGACGATTTACCTCAAGTTAAATGACAGTAAATCGGAGAGATCGCCTAGTGGTCTAGGGCAGCGGTTTGCTAAACCGCCATGCGCTTGAAAAGGTGCATCGAGAGTTCAAATCTCTCTCTCTCCGCCATTTTTTTGGTGAACCCTCCGACGAGAGCCATAGCTAGTTTTGGCTTGCGCAGAAGGGGATTCGAATTACGGATAAATATTTGTTAAGTGGAAAAATTATTATGCTGAAAAGGGATGAACAATGCAGTTCTCGGTAGTCATCCCGGCCCGAAATGAAGCTGAGCGTATCGGTGCATGTCTGGAGTCAATTTTACCGCATCCCAATCCTATACGGGGCAGACCGAGATCATAGTTGTGCTCAACCGATGTACAGACTCTACAGGAGATATCGCGCGAAAATACGGCGCACGTATTGTCAATGATTCCGAATTTGGGGTCATCCTACAAGAGGGCACTCTACAAGATGGACGCGAAATTTAAGATTCTAGGCTGTCCCTAAATAGGATGGCTCCAAAGCATATATCTTCTGCCGCCCCAACTTGAGGTCACAAATTGTGACCTCAAGATTGTAAGTTCTTGCCTCTTATCTGAAATATTATGCTCTCAATCTTCTCGATCGAC is a window encoding:
- the tadA gene encoding tRNA adenosine(34) deaminase TadA produces the protein MTRIDEIYMTEALREAKKAFEKDEVPVGAVIVHSGRVIARAHNQIKMLKDPTAHAEMIAVTQAASYLGSERLLESAIYVTIEPCAMCAGALILARVNRLCFGAPDAKTGAFGSVLDINKKKLNHRISVTKGVLEERCAGILKEFFKKKRNTKSF
- the metG gene encoding methionine--tRNA ligase subunit beta encodes the protein MASFEDFKKLEFKTAKIKEVNDHPNADRLYVIMLDVGDKTKQVVAGIKNAYKKEDLVGRQVVLVDNLDPAMLRGVESQGMILAASDDKGMAIVTPDKEMTPGSVVK
- a CDS encoding periplasmic heavy metal sensor, with the protein product MKKIASVLMAIFAAFAVFTSSVYAYDKGCGSEKTHMGKKWESLTKELGLTPEQDRKLEANRKAQFEKMKGFRKAMKEKGDELAKALENPAATRSSVEPIAAGMKALESQSVDQRIDGIFSVKEILTPEQFAKFNSLMEKKRLERKERGRGGWER
- a CDS encoding GIY-YIG nuclease family protein, with amino-acid sequence MYNVYALLSLKNGKRYIGFTSKTPELRLKEHNKGCNSWARQNRPFELIYMEECDTSKEARNREKFLKSGQGRREIDNVLRARSSTG